A stretch of the Candidatus Methylomirabilota bacterium genome encodes the following:
- a CDS encoding enolase C-terminal domain-like protein, whose translation MKIERVRTYQLRTELTPAEAFSFSQARVGIRTAMLVELVADDGRSGWGAWFEEPVVPEDLEGYLQVKQALGMPISGGEAEYARFGFRALVSRRCVDILQPDICGGGGFTEALRIGALANTWGVTIYPHVWGSAVGLHASVQWAASLPPNPFAVVPAELWFELDRTPNPFRERLTTEPLERAGDIIEVPQRPGLGLEVDRSLLERYQVS comes from the coding sequence ATGAAGATCGAGCGCGTGCGCACGTATCAGCTGAGGACCGAGCTCACCCCGGCGGAAGCATTCTCATTCTCTCAAGCGCGGGTGGGCATCCGCACGGCCATGCTGGTGGAGCTCGTGGCCGATGACGGGCGGTCCGGCTGGGGCGCGTGGTTCGAGGAGCCGGTGGTGCCCGAGGATCTCGAGGGATATCTTCAAGTTAAGCAGGCGCTGGGCATGCCGATCTCGGGGGGCGAGGCCGAGTACGCGCGGTTCGGCTTCCGCGCGCTCGTCTCGCGGCGCTGCGTCGACATTCTCCAGCCGGACATCTGCGGCGGCGGCGGCTTCACGGAGGCCCTGCGCATCGGGGCCCTCGCCAATACCTGGGGCGTCACCATCTACCCACACGTGTGGGGGAGCGCGGTCGGCTTGCATGCGAGCGTGCAGTGGGCGGCCTCGCTGCCCCCCAATCCGTTCGCGGTGGTTCCCGCCGAGCTCTGGTTCGAGCTCGACAGGACGCCCAACCCCTTCCGCGAGCGCCTGACCACCGAGCCGCTCGAGCGGGCCGGTGATATCATCGAAGTCCCTCAGCGGCCGGGGCTCGGCCTCGAGGTGGATCGCTCGCTGCTGGAGCGCTATCAGGTTTCATGA
- a CDS encoding SDR family NAD(P)-dependent oxidoreductase → MRLEGKVAVVTGGGAGIGRGIALCMAQEGADIAIPDIQDGNAHAVVKEVEKLGRKALAMRCDVTKAADVKASLDGVKKVLGRIDILVNNAGMASAPGMPFTNNTEEDWDKTYAVNLKSVFLMCKEIAPYFIERKAGRIINIASIAGPLAAPTMPPYSVAKGGVITFTRVLAKELAVHGITVNAICPGVLWTAFWEKLAQYLADTNPAFKGMTARQVFDKRIADIIPLKREQTPEDIGWAATFLASDEARNITGQALNVDGGSVMH, encoded by the coding sequence ATGAGGCTCGAGGGCAAGGTGGCAGTGGTAACGGGCGGCGGCGCCGGCATCGGACGGGGGATCGCCCTTTGCATGGCCCAGGAAGGCGCCGACATCGCCATTCCTGACATTCAGGACGGCAATGCGCACGCCGTGGTCAAGGAAGTCGAGAAGCTGGGGCGGAAAGCGCTGGCCATGCGCTGCGACGTGACCAAGGCCGCCGACGTCAAGGCCTCGCTCGACGGCGTCAAGAAGGTGCTCGGCCGGATCGACATCCTCGTGAACAACGCCGGCATGGCATCGGCTCCGGGCATGCCGTTCACGAACAATACGGAAGAAGACTGGGACAAGACCTATGCGGTCAATCTCAAGTCCGTCTTCTTGATGTGCAAGGAGATCGCCCCCTACTTCATCGAGAGGAAGGCGGGCCGCATCATTAACATAGCGTCCATCGCGGGGCCCCTGGCCGCCCCGACCATGCCGCCCTACTCCGTGGCCAAGGGCGGGGTCATCACCTTCACGCGGGTGCTCGCCAAGGAGCTGGCGGTACACGGCATCACCGTCAACGCCATATGCCCGGGCGTGCTGTGGACGGCCTTCTGGGAGAAGCTGGCCCAGTACCTCGCCGACACCAATCCCGCCTTCAAGGGAATGACAGCCCGCCAGGTCTTCGACAAGCGCATCGCCGACATCATCCCCCTCAAGCGCGAGCAGACGCCGGAGGACATCGGCTGGGCCGCCACCTTCCTCGCCTCCGATGAAGCGCGCAACATCACCGGCCAGGCCCTCAACGTGGATGGCGGCTCGGTGATGCATTGA